A genomic window from Brevibacillus agri includes:
- the spoIID gene encoding stage II sporulation protein D, giving the protein MKRYLLIGFITLPILLVLMPAALVYLFAPSHDSAAQPAAAVQGQDKPAMAGTAPSLSIKVYRTEKKVVETLPLETYIAGVVAAEMPAEFELEALKAQAMAARTYIVRRLKQGKFDDVPAGGQVLDTVQHQVYMDEAQRRERWGDQYEWKSKRIEQAVQATAGVVLTYQGEPIDATFFSTSNGFTENSDEYWERPIPYLKSVASPWDIESPRYEETVVKSTAELEKELGVKLAQEASSSGAWYRIESRTTGNRVGKISIGGKEFSGREFREKLNLNSSSFSLELRGNQVFITTKGYGHGVGMSQWGANGMAKSGKTAEQIVKHFYQGISLQEYSQILRA; this is encoded by the coding sequence ATGAAACGCTACTTGCTCATAGGGTTTATCACTTTGCCGATCTTGCTCGTCCTGATGCCGGCCGCGCTGGTCTATCTGTTTGCTCCCTCGCACGATTCGGCCGCCCAGCCAGCCGCAGCCGTCCAAGGGCAGGACAAACCCGCAATGGCCGGAACTGCCCCGTCGCTTTCCATCAAGGTCTACCGGACAGAAAAAAAGGTTGTGGAGACACTGCCGCTGGAGACGTACATTGCCGGAGTGGTAGCCGCCGAGATGCCTGCCGAATTTGAACTGGAGGCGCTGAAAGCCCAGGCGATGGCTGCGCGAACGTATATCGTGCGCAGGTTGAAGCAAGGGAAGTTCGACGACGTGCCGGCAGGCGGACAGGTGCTGGATACCGTCCAGCATCAGGTCTATATGGATGAAGCGCAGCGCCGCGAGCGCTGGGGGGACCAATACGAATGGAAAAGCAAGCGCATCGAGCAAGCCGTTCAGGCAACTGCGGGTGTCGTGCTGACGTACCAGGGAGAGCCGATTGATGCGACGTTTTTTTCCACCAGCAACGGTTTCACCGAAAACTCGGATGAGTACTGGGAAAGGCCGATCCCTTATTTGAAAAGCGTTGCCAGCCCGTGGGATATCGAGTCTCCCCGTTATGAAGAAACGGTGGTCAAGTCGACGGCAGAGCTGGAAAAAGAGCTGGGCGTGAAGCTTGCGCAGGAGGCGTCTTCAAGTGGGGCCTGGTATCGAATCGAGTCGCGAACGACAGGCAATCGGGTTGGCAAGATCAGCATTGGCGGCAAGGAGTTCAGCGGGCGGGAATTTCGCGAAAAGCTGAATTTAAATTCGTCGTCCTTTTCGTTGGAACTCAGGGGGAATCAGGTGTTTATTACGACCAAAGGATACGGCCACGGTGTCGGCATGAGCCAGTGGGGAGCAAACGGCATGGCCAAGAGCGGAAAAACCGCCGAGCAGATCGTGAAGCACTTCTATCAAGGAATCAGCCTGCAGGAATACTCGCAAATTTTGCGCGCCTAG
- a CDS encoding rod shape-determining protein, giving the protein MFGKDIGIDLGTANVLVYVKGKGIVLDEPSVVAIDNNTRKVLAVGHEAHRMVGRTPGNIVAIRPLREGVIADFEITEAMLKHFLNKIGGKSMFARPRILICCPTNITSVEQKAIREAAERSGGARQVFIEEEPKVAAVGAGMDIFQPSGNMVVDIGGGTTDVAVLSMGDIVTSSSIKIAGDTFDVAIMRYIKNKYKLLIGERTAEDIKVQIGTVSGGRQDEMDIRGRDMVSGLPQTITIQSGEVQEALAESVSAIVQASKSVLERTPPELSADIIDKGVFLTGGGALLHGIDEILAEELKVPVLVAEEPMMCVAKGTGMMLDYLDKVPAHSNRRLFRG; this is encoded by the coding sequence ATGTTTGGCAAAGATATCGGGATCGACTTGGGGACGGCCAATGTCTTGGTGTATGTAAAAGGCAAGGGGATAGTCCTAGACGAACCATCTGTCGTGGCAATAGATAATAATACAAGAAAAGTATTGGCCGTGGGGCACGAAGCGCATCGCATGGTGGGCCGCACCCCAGGTAATATCGTAGCGATCCGACCTTTGCGCGAAGGGGTCATTGCGGATTTCGAGATTACGGAAGCGATGCTGAAGCACTTTTTGAACAAAATCGGCGGGAAAAGCATGTTTGCGCGCCCACGCATTCTGATCTGCTGCCCGACGAACATTACGTCTGTCGAGCAAAAAGCGATTCGCGAAGCAGCAGAGCGCAGTGGCGGCGCAAGACAGGTATTTATCGAAGAAGAACCGAAAGTTGCCGCAGTAGGGGCAGGGATGGATATTTTTCAGCCGTCGGGCAATATGGTAGTGGATATCGGTGGGGGTACGACCGATGTTGCGGTACTGTCTATGGGCGATATTGTCACGTCTTCCTCCATCAAAATAGCTGGAGACACATTCGATGTGGCCATTATGCGGTACATAAAAAATAAATACAAACTGCTGATTGGAGAGCGTACGGCTGAAGATATCAAGGTTCAGATCGGAACCGTATCCGGCGGGCGCCAGGACGAAATGGACATTCGTGGTCGAGACATGGTAAGCGGCTTGCCGCAAACAATTACCATTCAATCGGGCGAAGTCCAAGAAGCCCTGGCCGAGTCGGTGAGCGCGATTGTACAAGCCTCCAAATCTGTTTTGGAACGAACACCTCCGGAGCTTTCTGCCGATATAATTGATAAGGGTGTTTTCCTGACCGGCGGCGGCGCACTTTTGCACGGTATCGACGAGATTTTGGCAGAGGAGCTGAAGGTTCCTGTGCTGGTAGCGGAAGAGCCGATGATGTGTGTAGCCAAAGGAACCGGAATGATGCTGGACTATTTGGACAAAGTACCGGCTCACTCGAATAGGCGATTATTCAGGGGGTAA
- the spoIIID gene encoding sporulation transcriptional regulator SpoIIID: MHDYIKERTIKIGRYIVETRNTVRMIAKEFGVSKSTVHKDLTERLPEINPELANQVKEILEYHKAIRHLRGGEATKIKYKRRSKKVRVEQEESVQ, translated from the coding sequence GTGCACGACTACATCAAAGAGCGGACCATCAAGATTGGCCGATATATAGTAGAGACGCGAAATACGGTTCGGATGATCGCCAAAGAGTTCGGTGTTTCCAAAAGCACAGTGCACAAGGACTTGACGGAAAGGCTGCCTGAAATAAATCCGGAGCTGGCTAACCAGGTTAAGGAAATTTTGGAATATCACAAAGCCATCAGACATCTTCGGGGAGGCGAAGCGACCAAGATCAAGTACAAGCGGCGCAGTAAAAAAGTCCGCGTGGAACAGGAGGAAAGTGTCCAATAA
- a CDS encoding DNA-directed RNA polymerase subunit beta gives MEQGKGRRFPRDTEEVRKKPKERERSGRNWRVTVAKIVLVPLLLFFSLVIGLVIGYGVVGHKPTAEVFDLGTYKHMWDLLFADT, from the coding sequence ATGGAACAAGGGAAGGGTAGAAGGTTCCCGCGTGATACCGAAGAGGTTAGGAAAAAGCCAAAAGAGCGGGAACGGAGCGGCAGAAACTGGCGAGTGACGGTCGCCAAGATTGTGCTGGTCCCACTCCTGTTGTTTTTCTCTCTCGTCATCGGTTTGGTAATTGGCTACGGAGTAGTGGGACACAAGCCGACAGCGGAAGTATTTGATCTCGGGACATACAAGCATATGTGGGACTTGCTTTTTGCAGATACGTAA
- a CDS encoding flagellar hook-basal body protein — protein sequence MQSLNISTSAMRGIQQALDNTANNLANIDTIGYKRRVASFSELLADSMTEQPAVDNQNRNTPAGLRVGSGARLGLTKLDLGQGSVKLTDVPTNVLIEGPGYFLVTHKIKDATGAVIQEESRLTRDGSFKVQYDDDEGGYVLHTTSGHILTDNNGVNIVLPEPVQDIQITPEGELSANGVSYGTIGVWKVDNPDQLQQVGQNLFDAELASGENPMTKYANAIEEGIASLRQGALEGSNVTMTEEMSQLVNIQRAYQLNSRAIGISDQMMGIANSLRSR from the coding sequence ATGCAGTCGCTTAACATCTCGACATCGGCCATGCGCGGCATTCAGCAGGCGTTGGACAATACCGCCAACAACCTGGCGAATATTGATACCATTGGCTACAAGCGCAGAGTGGCATCGTTTTCCGAGCTTCTCGCCGATTCGATGACCGAGCAGCCGGCAGTGGACAATCAAAACCGCAATACGCCTGCAGGCTTGCGTGTGGGCAGTGGCGCCCGCCTCGGCTTGACCAAGCTCGATCTCGGTCAGGGCAGCGTCAAGCTGACGGATGTGCCGACGAATGTGCTGATTGAAGGGCCGGGCTATTTTCTGGTCACGCACAAAATCAAGGATGCAACCGGAGCGGTAATTCAGGAAGAAAGTCGCCTTACGCGCGACGGCTCTTTCAAGGTACAATACGATGATGACGAGGGCGGCTATGTGCTGCACACGACATCCGGCCACATTCTCACGGACAATAACGGTGTGAACATCGTTTTGCCTGAGCCGGTGCAAGACATTCAAATTACGCCAGAGGGCGAGCTTTCTGCCAATGGAGTCTCCTATGGCACGATCGGCGTCTGGAAAGTGGACAATCCGGATCAATTGCAGCAGGTGGGACAAAACTTGTTCGACGCCGAGCTTGCTTCCGGGGAAAACCCGATGACCAAGTATGCCAACGCCATTGAGGAAGGCATTGCTTCACTGCGCCAGGGGGCACTGGAAGGCTCCAACGTGACGATGACAGAGGAAATGTCGCAACTGGTGAACATTCAACGCGCTTATCAACTGAATTCGCGGGCCATCGGCATCAGCGATCAGATGATGGGAATTGCCAATTCGCTGCGCAGCAGATAA
- a CDS encoding CDP-alcohol phosphatidyltransferase family protein, which translates to MSVNLPNLLTIFRIVLIPLYLYVFFSGIPFHVEIALGILILAGVTDIADGYIARKHKLVTTIGIMLDPLADKLMMLAVIASLFLTERISVWAALFFFMRDLAMIITGAIYHFRGKKTVPANAYGKLTTVLLYLVIPLVMYRYHYSEAILWTVIAFSFITSAIYLGKFRLLNRT; encoded by the coding sequence ATGTCCGTGAATCTTCCCAATTTGCTTACGATCTTTCGCATCGTGCTCATCCCTTTGTACCTGTATGTCTTTTTCTCCGGGATTCCTTTTCACGTCGAAATCGCTTTGGGCATTTTGATTTTGGCGGGAGTCACGGACATCGCAGATGGGTACATCGCGCGGAAACATAAGCTTGTGACCACAATCGGAATCATGTTGGACCCTCTGGCAGACAAGTTAATGATGTTGGCGGTGATCGCCTCATTGTTTTTGACAGAGCGGATCAGCGTGTGGGCCGCCCTGTTTTTCTTTATGCGTGATCTGGCCATGATAATAACAGGAGCTATTTACCACTTCCGGGGCAAAAAAACGGTACCAGCAAATGCATATGGCAAGTTGACAACAGTTCTTTTGTATTTGGTCATACCGCTTGTCATGTATAGATATCATTACAGCGAAGCGATATTGTGGACGGTGATCGCGTTCTCGTTCATTACGAGCGCGATCTATTTAGGGAAGTTTCGGCTGTTGAACCGCACGTAA
- a CDS encoding WecB/TagA/CpsF family glycosyltransferase: MTKQVANILGVPFSTRGFRETVTYIAERIKNGQKTHVVTANPEIVMLARADRAFQSIVEQAYVVPDGIGIVYAAKWTNQPIRERVTGVELLEALMAEANKHQWGVYLLGAKPDVIRLAAEKLAARYPNARIVGYRDGFFRAEDEEGIVQEIAEARPELLFVALGAPRQDEWMVKYRDRLNASLMMGVGGSFDVISGKVKRAPEIWQKLHLEWFYRLASQPSRWKRQLAIPRFVLTVLKEKWSSRS; encoded by the coding sequence TTGACCAAACAGGTCGCAAACATCTTAGGTGTGCCATTTTCGACTCGCGGCTTTCGCGAGACAGTCACATATATAGCAGAACGCATTAAAAACGGCCAAAAGACCCATGTCGTAACAGCCAATCCGGAAATCGTCATGCTGGCGAGGGCGGATCGCGCTTTTCAATCGATCGTGGAACAAGCCTATGTCGTTCCCGATGGAATCGGCATCGTCTACGCTGCCAAATGGACGAATCAGCCGATCCGTGAGCGCGTTACAGGCGTGGAGCTGCTGGAAGCGTTGATGGCGGAAGCAAACAAGCACCAGTGGGGAGTCTACCTGCTCGGTGCCAAGCCGGATGTCATCCGTTTGGCCGCGGAAAAGCTGGCTGCTCGCTACCCGAATGCGCGCATCGTCGGATACCGGGACGGATTTTTCCGGGCAGAAGACGAGGAGGGCATCGTGCAGGAGATTGCCGAAGCCAGGCCGGAGCTGCTGTTCGTCGCACTGGGCGCGCCCAGACAGGACGAATGGATGGTGAAGTATCGCGATCGCCTGAACGCCTCCTTGATGATGGGGGTAGGCGGCAGCTTCGATGTCATCTCCGGAAAAGTAAAACGAGCGCCGGAAATTTGGCAAAAATTGCATTTGGAATGGTTTTACCGACTAGCTTCTCAGCCGTCTCGCTGGAAGCGTCAACTGGCTATTCCCCGGTTTGTTTTGACCGTATTAAAAGAAAAATGGAGTAGCCGTTCCTAG
- a CDS encoding flagellar hook-basal body protein, with amino-acid sequence MIRGLYTSASGMLALQNRQESLANNLANINTPGYKQDVGVMRAFPEQLLSRMRDSEGPEFPGIPNMPGQPAVIGRLNSGVYMSEAIPNFTQGDIEETRNPYDVALLDNLQPDQDGNERRLFYSVARIEDLTQPAQQEDIRYTRNGNWSVNADGYLVTPDGYYVLDNQNQAIRLNDPDTGINVGQDLKINQAGELLYRDTASEEYQTLAAHPRLGLSVVTDPQKLVREGTNVFRYEGDAEVQAIDIVEAEDQAALAAGEYDTPAVAGRYGTQQGWRERSNVDPAQTMTSMMSVLRAYEANQRVITTIDGTLDKAANEIGRVNG; translated from the coding sequence GTGATAAGAGGCTTGTATACGTCTGCATCTGGCATGCTGGCCTTGCAAAACAGGCAAGAATCGCTGGCGAATAATCTGGCTAACATCAATACGCCTGGTTACAAACAGGACGTGGGTGTGATGCGAGCGTTTCCGGAACAGCTACTCTCGCGCATGCGCGATTCCGAAGGGCCTGAATTTCCTGGCATTCCGAATATGCCGGGACAGCCTGCGGTAATCGGACGGTTGAACTCCGGCGTGTACATGTCGGAAGCCATCCCGAATTTTACACAAGGGGACATCGAGGAGACGCGCAATCCGTACGATGTCGCTCTGTTGGACAACCTGCAGCCCGATCAGGACGGCAATGAACGCCGGCTGTTTTACAGCGTGGCACGGATTGAGGACTTGACGCAGCCGGCTCAGCAAGAGGATATCCGCTACACGAGGAACGGCAACTGGAGCGTAAATGCGGATGGATACCTGGTGACGCCGGACGGATACTATGTGCTCGACAATCAAAATCAGGCGATTCGGCTGAACGATCCGGACACCGGCATCAATGTCGGCCAGGACCTGAAAATCAATCAGGCTGGCGAGCTGCTCTACCGGGATACGGCGAGCGAGGAGTACCAGACGCTTGCCGCCCATCCGCGACTGGGCTTGAGCGTCGTGACTGATCCGCAGAAGCTCGTTCGCGAGGGAACAAACGTCTTCCGCTATGAAGGCGACGCAGAGGTACAAGCAATCGACATCGTGGAAGCAGAAGATCAGGCTGCACTGGCAGCCGGAGAGTACGATACGCCTGCTGTTGCAGGGCGATACGGCACGCAGCAGGGCTGGAGAGAGCGCTCCAACGTAGACCCGGCGCAAACCATGACAAGCATGATGAGCGTGCTGCGCGCGTATGAGGCGAATCAGCGGGTGATTACGACAATTGATGGCACGCTGGACAAGGCCGCTAATGAAATCGGACGGGTAAATGGATAA
- a CDS encoding glycosyltransferase family 4 protein gives MSTLILGFLTSLIVSFIATPYVKKLAEKVGAVDAPNQRKVHTRIMPRMGGLAIYLGYLVAFFLFVPYASMSEMLGIFIGSTIVMAVGMLDDKYQLSPKWKLLGQLIATAIVVIPFGLKIGVVNLPYSGSIDFSSGWLFWLAIPITMFWIVGVTNAVNLIDGLDGLSAGVSAIAAGTMGVMALLMGDYKVATYCFVLLGAILGFLYFNFHPARLFMGDTGSLFLGFNLAALSIMGFKEALFVSFIIPIVVLGVPLWDTFFAIVRRIVNKKPISSPDKGHLHHCLLNMGLSHRATVLTIYSISIFFGTMAILLTKTTKWTTIIVMVVLLIAIHLGTEIVGLVSRRHRPLINAYRRLRIKQAEQERRTN, from the coding sequence ATGTCTACATTAATCCTCGGATTTCTGACTTCGCTGATCGTATCGTTTATTGCGACACCATATGTAAAAAAACTGGCTGAAAAGGTCGGGGCAGTAGATGCTCCCAACCAGCGCAAGGTACATACGCGGATTATGCCCCGCATGGGGGGACTTGCTATTTACCTGGGCTATCTGGTGGCTTTCTTCCTGTTCGTTCCTTACGCCAGCATGTCGGAAATGCTTGGAATTTTCATCGGCAGCACCATCGTGATGGCTGTGGGCATGCTGGATGACAAGTACCAGCTCTCGCCGAAATGGAAGCTGCTCGGCCAACTGATCGCCACGGCGATCGTCGTCATCCCGTTCGGACTCAAGATCGGCGTCGTCAATCTCCCGTACTCCGGTAGCATTGACTTTAGCAGCGGCTGGCTTTTCTGGCTGGCCATTCCGATCACGATGTTCTGGATCGTCGGCGTGACCAACGCCGTCAACCTGATCGACGGCCTGGACGGCTTGTCCGCAGGCGTCTCCGCTATCGCGGCAGGAACGATGGGCGTCATGGCCCTGCTGATGGGCGATTACAAGGTTGCGACTTACTGCTTCGTGCTTTTAGGAGCGATCCTGGGCTTTCTGTACTTCAACTTTCACCCGGCCCGCCTGTTCATGGGCGACACCGGTTCGCTTTTCTTAGGCTTCAACCTGGCTGCGCTGTCGATCATGGGCTTCAAGGAAGCGCTCTTCGTTTCCTTCATCATCCCGATCGTCGTGCTCGGCGTTCCGCTTTGGGACACGTTCTTCGCAATCGTGCGCCGCATCGTGAACAAAAAGCCGATCTCCAGCCCGGACAAGGGACACCTGCACCACTGTCTGCTAAACATGGGCCTGTCCCATCGTGCCACGGTCCTTACGATCTACTCGATCAGCATCTTTTTCGGCACAATGGCGATCCTGCTCACCAAAACGACGAAGTGGACGACCATCATCGTCATGGTCGTACTCCTGATCGCCATCCACCTGGGCACCGAAATCGTCGGCCTCGTCAGCCGCCGCCACCGCCCGCTGATTAATGCGTATAGACGGTTGAGGATTAAACAAGCCGAGCAAGAGCGGCGGACGAATTAA
- the fabZ gene encoding 3-hydroxyacyl-ACP dehydratase FabZ, which produces MEFKAPLDIMQIQEIIPHRYPFLLVDKIEELEQGKRAVGIKNVTVNEPFFQGHFPGYPVMPGVLIVEALAQVGAVAILSMEEHQGKIGLFAGIDEFRFKDQVKPGDTLTLEVELTRVRGSIGKGHGKAIVNGKVVAEGGLMFALTAGNKAHS; this is translated from the coding sequence ATGGAATTTAAAGCACCGCTTGATATTATGCAAATCCAGGAAATCATTCCGCACCGCTATCCGTTTTTGCTGGTGGACAAAATTGAAGAGCTGGAGCAAGGAAAACGCGCAGTCGGGATCAAGAATGTGACAGTGAACGAGCCGTTTTTCCAGGGGCATTTTCCTGGCTATCCGGTCATGCCTGGCGTCCTGATTGTGGAAGCGTTGGCGCAAGTCGGAGCTGTCGCCATCCTCAGCATGGAGGAGCATCAAGGAAAAATCGGGCTGTTTGCCGGCATTGACGAGTTTCGTTTCAAGGATCAGGTGAAGCCTGGCGACACGCTAACGCTGGAAGTTGAGCTGACGCGCGTGCGCGGTTCGATCGGCAAAGGGCACGGGAAGGCCATCGTTAATGGGAAAGTAGTCGCAGAGGGCGGACTGATGTTTGCCTTGACGGCAGGAAATAAAGCACATTCATGA
- a CDS encoding M23 family metallopeptidase — protein sequence MEDQKNQNQPIPFKKASSWKKVLGKKWAFPAIYIGTAAIILAFVMWYQGSVMDTVSKMTNVGDNVAVTTPAAPETPEQSEEAVPVTSGVQPLAWPVGKNVQYELGMGYYDEQASKDEQQKALVKYGNSFYPHTGIDLKATDGKSFDVVAALAGKVTKVENDPLVGKTVEVEHADKMVTVYQSLENITVKPGDEVTQGQVIGSAGRNEYEKDFGVHLHFEVHVDGKPVNPQQYLLQAEAKNQ from the coding sequence ATGGAAGATCAAAAAAATCAAAATCAACCGATTCCATTCAAGAAGGCAAGCTCTTGGAAAAAAGTTTTGGGCAAGAAGTGGGCGTTCCCCGCAATCTACATCGGAACCGCAGCAATCATTCTCGCTTTTGTGATGTGGTATCAGGGCAGCGTCATGGACACGGTCTCCAAAATGACGAATGTCGGGGATAACGTGGCAGTGACAACTCCAGCGGCTCCTGAGACACCAGAGCAAAGCGAAGAAGCGGTACCTGTAACAAGTGGCGTTCAACCGTTGGCATGGCCTGTAGGCAAAAACGTTCAGTATGAGCTGGGAATGGGCTACTACGATGAGCAGGCGTCCAAAGACGAGCAGCAAAAAGCGCTCGTCAAGTACGGCAATTCCTTCTACCCGCACACGGGTATTGATTTGAAGGCAACCGACGGCAAGAGCTTTGATGTTGTCGCTGCGCTCGCCGGAAAAGTGACCAAGGTGGAGAATGATCCGCTCGTCGGCAAAACCGTTGAGGTAGAGCACGCTGACAAAATGGTCACCGTTTATCAAAGCCTGGAAAACATCACAGTCAAACCGGGCGATGAAGTGACACAGGGCCAGGTCATCGGATCGGCCGGCCGCAACGAGTATGAAAAAGACTTCGGCGTCCACCTCCACTTTGAAGTACATGTGGACGGCAAGCCGGTCAACCCTCAGCAATATTTGCTGCAGGCGGAAGCAAAAAATCAATAA
- the murA gene encoding UDP-N-acetylglucosamine 1-carboxyvinyltransferase: MDKIIVRGGKALAGNVKVSGAKNAVLPIIAASILAEEGTCVISDVPALDDVRTICDLLKSMGISLTYDHEVLTIHASELTSVEASYELVRKMRASFLVMGPLLARKGQARVALPGGCAIGTRPIDQHLKGFEAMGAKIEIGQGFIEAKADGRLKGAKIYLDIASVGATENIMMAAALAEGTTVIENAAEEPEIVDLANFLNRMGAKIRGAGTGSIRIEGVEKLKGCTHCVIPDRIEAGTFMVAAAITGGDVFVEGAICDHLKSVTAKLREMGVEVDEQENGIRVRRTGPLKAVDLKTLPYPGFPTDMQSQMMALLLVSEGTSIVTETVFENRFMHVEEFRRMNANIKIEGRSAIVEGGSKLTGSKVAATDLRAGAALVLAGLVSEGETEVTALHHIDRGYVNFTEKLLALGADVERVGPEEKKREAVVPDTIKVSFSPNFA; the protein is encoded by the coding sequence TTGGATAAAATTATTGTCCGTGGTGGTAAGGCATTGGCCGGTAATGTGAAAGTATCTGGCGCCAAAAATGCCGTACTCCCTATTATTGCAGCATCTATCCTGGCAGAAGAAGGAACATGCGTGATCTCGGATGTACCTGCTCTCGACGATGTCAGGACGATATGCGACCTCTTGAAATCGATGGGAATCTCCCTTACATATGATCATGAAGTGCTGACAATCCATGCTTCCGAGCTCACCAGCGTGGAAGCATCCTATGAACTGGTCCGCAAAATGCGTGCATCCTTCCTGGTGATGGGGCCGCTTTTGGCAAGAAAAGGACAGGCTCGTGTCGCTCTTCCAGGTGGTTGTGCCATTGGTACCCGCCCGATCGACCAACACCTAAAAGGGTTTGAGGCTATGGGAGCCAAAATCGAGATCGGACAAGGGTTTATTGAAGCGAAAGCAGACGGGCGATTGAAAGGGGCAAAAATCTACCTCGATATCGCAAGCGTCGGCGCAACGGAAAATATCATGATGGCGGCTGCTTTGGCCGAAGGGACGACCGTGATTGAAAACGCGGCAGAGGAGCCGGAGATTGTCGACCTGGCCAACTTCCTGAACAGAATGGGCGCAAAAATCCGCGGTGCGGGAACTGGCTCTATTCGCATTGAAGGCGTGGAAAAGCTGAAGGGCTGCACGCATTGCGTCATCCCTGACCGGATCGAGGCGGGAACGTTCATGGTAGCCGCAGCGATTACGGGTGGCGATGTCTTTGTGGAAGGCGCGATTTGCGATCACCTGAAATCCGTCACTGCCAAGCTGCGGGAAATGGGCGTAGAGGTAGACGAGCAGGAGAACGGCATTCGCGTTCGCCGGACTGGTCCGCTCAAGGCTGTCGATCTCAAGACGCTGCCGTATCCAGGCTTCCCGACTGACATGCAGTCGCAAATGATGGCGCTTTTGCTTGTTTCAGAAGGAACGAGCATCGTGACTGAAACCGTTTTTGAAAATCGTTTCATGCACGTGGAAGAGTTCCGCCGCATGAATGCCAATATCAAAATCGAAGGACGCAGTGCGATTGTGGAAGGCGGCTCCAAGCTGACCGGAAGCAAGGTAGCAGCGACTGATTTGCGCGCAGGTGCCGCATTGGTGCTGGCTGGCTTGGTGTCAGAGGGGGAGACAGAGGTTACGGCTCTCCATCATATCGACCGTGGGTACGTGAACTTTACGGAAAAACTGCTGGCGCTTGGGGCAGATGTAGAGCGCGTAGGCCCAGAGGAGAAAAAGCGCGAAGCGGTAGTACCGGATACGATCAAGGTAAGCTTCTCTCCTAATTTTGCGTAA